A single Anabrus simplex isolate iqAnaSimp1 chromosome 10, ASM4041472v1, whole genome shotgun sequence DNA region contains:
- the LOC136882314 gene encoding gamma-aminobutyric acid receptor-associated protein isoform X2 gives MKFRYKDEFPFEKRKAEGEKIRRKYPDRVPVIVERAPWCKLADLDKKKYLVPSDLTVGQFYFLIRKRIHLRPEDALFFFVNNVIPPTSSTMGALYKEYHEEDHFLFIAYGDETVYGETD, from the coding sequence ATGAAGTTCCGCTACAAGGACGAATTCCCATTCGAGAAGCGCAAGGCTGAAGGGGAGAAGATCCGCCGCAAGTACCCTGATCGAGTCCCAGTGATCGTGGAAAGGGCTCCCTGGTGTAAATTGGCTGATTTAGACAAGAAGAAGTACCTGGTACCCTCTGACCTTACTGTAGGGCAGTTCTACTTCCTAATTCGTAAGAGGATCCACCTGCGGCCTGAAGATGCCCTCTTCTTCTTCGTGAACAACGTGATTCCTCCAACCAGCTCCACCATGGGGGCCCTCTACAAAGAGTACCACGAGGAAGACCACTTCCTCTTCATTGCTTACGGAGACGAGACAGTATACGGTGAAACCGACTAA